One genomic region from Streptomyces sp. NBC_01431 encodes:
- the argC gene encoding N-acetyl-gamma-glutamyl-phosphate reductase: MAAVRAAVAGASGYAGGELLRLLLGHPQVEIGALTANSNAGQPLGSLQPHLVPLAGRILEPTTAEVLAGHDVVFLALPHGQSAAVAEQLGDDVLVIDMGADFRLRDGGDWEKFYGSAHAGSWPYGLPELPGARAALESTRRVAVPGCYPTAVSLALFPAYLGGLVEPDAVIVAATGTSGAGKALKPHLLGSEVMGSMSPYGVGGGHRHTPEMIQNLSAVAGEAVTVSFTPTLAPMSRGILATCSAKAKPGVSAQSVRAAYEKAYADEPFVHLLPEGQWPATASVYGSNSVQVQVTYDEGAGRVIAIGAIDNLTKGTAGGAVQSMNIALGFEETLGLTTIGVAP, from the coding sequence ATGGCAGCGGTACGTGCGGCAGTAGCGGGGGCCAGTGGGTATGCGGGCGGGGAGCTGCTGCGTCTGCTGCTCGGGCACCCTCAGGTCGAGATCGGCGCGCTGACGGCGAACTCCAATGCCGGTCAGCCGCTCGGTTCGCTCCAGCCGCATCTCGTGCCGCTCGCCGGACGCATCCTGGAGCCGACCACCGCCGAGGTGCTGGCCGGGCACGACGTCGTTTTTCTGGCGCTGCCGCACGGGCAGTCCGCGGCCGTCGCCGAGCAGCTCGGCGATGACGTACTGGTCATCGACATGGGCGCCGACTTCCGGTTGCGCGACGGGGGCGACTGGGAGAAGTTCTACGGCTCGGCGCACGCCGGGTCCTGGCCCTACGGGCTGCCCGAACTGCCCGGCGCGCGCGCCGCGTTGGAGTCGACCCGGCGCGTCGCCGTGCCCGGCTGCTACCCGACCGCCGTCTCCCTGGCGCTCTTCCCTGCCTACCTGGGCGGACTCGTGGAGCCCGATGCCGTGATCGTCGCGGCCACCGGCACCTCCGGCGCGGGCAAGGCGCTCAAGCCGCACCTGCTCGGCAGCGAGGTGATGGGCTCGATGTCGCCGTACGGCGTCGGCGGCGGCCACCGGCACACCCCCGAGATGATCCAGAACCTGAGCGCCGTGGCGGGCGAGGCCGTCACGGTGTCCTTCACGCCCACGCTCGCGCCCATGTCCCGCGGCATCCTCGCCACCTGTTCCGCCAAGGCGAAGCCCGGCGTCAGCGCCCAGAGCGTGCGGGCCGCGTACGAGAAGGCCTACGCGGACGAGCCGTTCGTCCACCTGCTCCCCGAGGGGCAGTGGCCCGCCACCGCCTCCGTCTACGGGTCCAACTCCGTTCAGGTGCAGGTGACTTACGACGAGGGCGCCGGGCGCGTCATCGCCATCGGCGCCATCGACAACCTCACCAAGGGCACCGCCGGCGGCGCGGTGCAGAGCATGAACATCGCCCTGGGGTTCGAAGAGACCCTGGGCCTGACGACGATCGGAGTTGCGCCGTGA
- the argJ gene encoding bifunctional glutamate N-acetyltransferase/amino-acid acetyltransferase ArgJ translates to MSVTAAKGFTAAGIAAGIKQNGNPDLALVVNTGPRRAAAGVFTSNRVKAAPVLWSEQVLKGGEVSAVVLNSGGANACTGPKGFQDTHATAEKVAEVLEGHSAGEVAVASTGLIGILLPMDKLLPGIERAAAELSPHGGEKAAIAIKTTDTVHKTSVVTKDGWTVGGMAKGAGMLAPGLATMLVVLTTDADLDAATLDKALRDATRQTFDRVDSDGCMSTNDTVLLLASGASQVAPEYGEFAEAVRTVCDDLARQLIGDAEGASKDIRIEVINAATEDDAVEVGRSIARNNLLKCAIHGEDPNWGRVLSAIGTTRAAFDPDRLNVAINGVWVCRNGCVGEDRDLVDMRYREVKITADLAAGTSDPVVIWANDLTADYVHENSAYSS, encoded by the coding sequence GTGAGCGTGACCGCAGCGAAGGGATTCACGGCGGCGGGCATCGCCGCCGGGATCAAGCAGAACGGCAACCCGGACCTGGCCCTCGTGGTCAACACCGGGCCCCGCCGCGCCGCCGCGGGCGTCTTCACCTCCAACCGCGTCAAGGCCGCGCCGGTCCTGTGGTCCGAGCAGGTACTCAAGGGCGGCGAAGTGAGCGCGGTCGTCCTCAACTCCGGTGGCGCCAACGCCTGTACGGGCCCCAAGGGCTTCCAGGACACCCACGCCACCGCCGAGAAGGTGGCCGAGGTACTCGAAGGGCACAGCGCGGGCGAGGTGGCCGTCGCCTCCACCGGGCTCATCGGCATCCTGCTGCCGATGGACAAGCTCCTTCCCGGCATCGAGCGGGCGGCCGCCGAACTCTCCCCGCACGGCGGTGAAAAGGCCGCCATCGCCATCAAGACCACCGACACCGTGCACAAGACCAGTGTCGTCACGAAGGACGGCTGGACCGTCGGCGGCATGGCCAAGGGTGCGGGCATGCTCGCCCCGGGGCTCGCCACCATGCTCGTCGTACTCACCACCGACGCCGACCTGGATGCGGCCACCCTCGACAAGGCGCTGCGTGACGCGACGCGGCAGACCTTCGACCGGGTCGACTCCGACGGCTGCATGTCCACCAACGACACCGTGCTCCTGCTCGCCTCCGGGGCGTCCCAAGTGGCCCCCGAATACGGCGAGTTCGCCGAAGCCGTGCGGACCGTCTGCGACGATCTGGCCCGCCAGCTCATCGGCGACGCGGAGGGCGCGTCCAAGGACATCCGCATCGAGGTGATCAACGCCGCGACCGAGGACGACGCCGTCGAGGTCGGGCGCTCCATCGCCCGCAACAACCTCCTCAAGTGCGCCATCCACGGCGAGGACCCCAACTGGGGCCGGGTGCTCTCCGCGATCGGCACGACCAGGGCCGCCTTCGACCCCGACCGGCTGAACGTCGCCATCAACGGCGTATGGGTCTGCCGGAACGGCTGCGTCGGCGAGGACCGCGACCTGGTCGACATGCGCTACCGCGAGGTCAAGATCACCGCCGACCTCGCCGCGGGCACCAGTGACCCCGTCGTCATCTGGGCCAACGACCTCACCGCCGACTACGTCCACGAGAACAGCGCGTACAGCTCATGA